A stretch of the Taeniopygia guttata chromosome 37, bTaeGut7.mat, whole genome shotgun sequence genome encodes the following:
- the LOC115491769 gene encoding uncharacterized protein isoform X1 — MEPPPPRPRCRAPEGDAGVAGGCPLRPAVPGAPGGAGTELRRLRFRQFRYQEAAGPRDVWRRLRELSRRWLRPEERSKEQIMELLVLEQFLSILPEEIQSWVWVRHPESCAQAVALAESFQLGRGDPDGIWEQQVTVRVKVEDVAPGDVEDPGALGVPPSPPSESPREEAAEEEEPQEGAPTDPTTAPEPPLPHPRDTRRGSPRRQTRRDRGGITPDTASAAAPPARPFSCGQCGKTFVRLTHLKSHERTHTGAKPYGCGACGKRFGHLSTLTTHRRLHTGERPYGCGHCGKSFTNPSDLTKHRRSHTGERPYPCPACGKRFSQRSNLSMHRRSHTQERPFPCGACGKSFRYLADLRVHERSHTGERPFPCARCGKSFSNKSSLARHARIHARAANWDK, encoded by the exons atggagccgccccctccccggccGCGCTGCAGAGCCCCGGAGGGGGACGCGGGGGTGGCGGGGGGCTGCCCGCTCCGCCCGGCCGTTCCCGGTGCTCCGGGCGGTGCCGGTACCGAGCTGCGGCGGCTCCGGTTCCGGCAGTTCCGCTACcaggaggcggcggggccgcgggacGTGTGGCGGAGGCTGCGGGAGCTGTCGCGGCGCTGGCTGCGGCCCGAGGAGCGCAGCAAGGAGCAGatcatggagctgctggtgctcgAGCAGTTCCTCAGCATCCTGCCCGAGGAGATCCAGAGCTGGGTGTGGGTGCGGCACCCCGAGTCCTGCGCACAGGCCGTGGCCTTGGCCGAGAGCTTCCAGCTGGGACGAGGCGATCCCGACgggatttgggagcagcag gtgaCCGTGCGGGTGAAGGTGGAGGATGTGGCCCCCGGGGATGTGGAGGACCCCGGAGCTTTGGGGgtccccccgagccccccatcGGAGTCCCCCCGGGAGGAGGCGGCCGAGGAGGAGGAACCACAGGAAGGAG CCCCCACAGATCCCACCACAGCCCCAGAGCCGCCCCTTCCCCATCCCCGCGACACCCGGCGAGGATCCCCCCGGCGCCAAACCCGGCGAGACCGTGGTGGCATCACGCCGGACACCGCGAGCGCGGCCGCACCGCCGGCACGACCGTTCTCCTGCGGCCAATGCGGCAAAACCTTCGTCCGCCTGACCCACCTGAAGAGCCACGAGCGGACGCACACGGGGGCGAAGCCGTACGGCTGCGGCGCCTGCGGCAAACGCTTCGGCCACCTGTCCACGCTGACCACGCACCGGCGGCTGCACACCGGCGAGCGGCCCTACGGCTGCGGCCACTGCGGCAAGAGCTTCACCAACCCCTCGGACCTCACCAAGCACCGGCGGTCGCACACGGGCGAGCGGCCGTACCCGTGCCCGGCATGCGGCAAACGCTTCAGCCAACGGTCCAACCTGAGCATGCACCGGCGCAGCCACACGCAGGAGCGGCCGTTCCCCTGCGGCGCCTGCGGCAAGAGCTTCAGGTACCTGGCGGACCTGAGGGTGCACGAGCGCTCGCACACGGGCGAACGGCCCTTCCCCTGCGCCCGCTGCGGCAAGAGCTTCAGCAACAAGTCCTCGCTGGCCCGGCACGCCCGCATCCACGCCCGCGCGGCCAACTGGGACAAGTGA
- the LOC140681544 gene encoding uncharacterized protein, which produces MGFSGPFPELQRPLENANLGFHKSRDKGRSQPHPGRAAGSFPLRENASPFTDIPGFSSSPLVVPTRRDGGNPAGFPMERRLWRLALLPVLAAGGFLSAPKTPVLGLIGDRVVLPCQVGPAPVPEDFSVRWTFRGQSQRIPVGSYGGKGWREEPDRRYRGRAELFHAELRAGNVSLLLRDVRSSDQGSYGCQVSFQDESREVLVELEVAALGESPFLVLRGAEPRGLGLSCRASGWFPRPELLWLDGHGDVRPEPTVTAATAGPDGLFSVEGSARLRPGAESEICCRVLNRRLNASRAARLRIHEAFLPSVSPWLQIFLSLLFLTLALISLIFCLLQRSRKRTVRAGKAKLEMEEEKQKVKALLDGEKAKKKEAKIQFKKRFGQLKAELDFWEARSHAAPVPLDPEARPLPRGDTRDPLPSAALVARDALGAGKGYWEVELGQQRSWAVGVLRDPRDPREKRDTRDSRDSRDTRDTRDTRDPRDPRDTREKRDTRDTRDPRDSREKRDTRDPREPRDTRDTRDTRDARDTRDTRDPRDPRDTRDTRDTRDARDTRDTRDPRDTRDTRDTRDPGHPWDLRDPRDTRDPRDPRDPLDTRDPRDTRDTRDTRDPWDSRDPRDPRDLRDPRDPRDSRDTRDTRDTRDTRDTRDTREKRDTRDPRDTRDTRDPVDPRDPRDPWGSRDLLDPRDTRDPRDTRDSQDPRDPWDSRDLWDPRDTRDTRDPRDTRDPRDPWDTRDTRDTRDPTNPWDPRDSRDPQDHHNPHNPHDPRDPRDPPRLWALCASQGRLFSVCRALGEHPRGLSVLREHPRGLSVLGEHPRDLSVLGEHPRDLSVLREHPRDLSVLGDNPRGLSVLGEYPRGLSVLGVLLDREKARLEFYDAERREPLAGIALGDTAGSFFPFVSRGEEGALRIRPVPLPVPLPALEPVPVSVLEPVPVPVSVPV; this is translated from the exons GGAAAACGCGTCGCCCTTCACGGACATTCCCggtttttcctcttctcctctcgTCGTTCCCACCAGGAGGGACGGAGGGAACCCCGCGGGATTCCCCATGGAGCGCCGGCTCTGGCGGCTGGCGCTGCTCCCGGTCCTGGCTGCAG GCGGATTCCTCAGCGCTCCCAAAACCCCCGTCCTTGGGCTCATCGGGGACAGGGTGGTCCTGCCCTGCCAGGTGGGACCCGCGCCCGTTCCCGAGGATTTCTCCGTCCGTTGGACGTTCCGTGGGCAATCCCAGCGGATCCCCGTGGGCAGCTACGGcgggaagggctggagggaggagcCGGATCGGCGGTACCGGGGCCGGGCGGAACTTTTCCACGCGGAATTGCGAGCCGGGAACGTGTCCCTGCTCCTGAGGGATGTCCGGAGCTCCGACCAGGGCTCCTACGGCTGCCAGGTCTCCTTCCAGGATGAATCCCGGGAAGTGCTGGTGGAGCTGGAAGTGGCAG CCCTCGGCGAATCTCCGTTCCTGGTCCTGCggggcgcggagccgcggggcCTGGGCCTGTCCTGCCGCGCCTCGGGCTGGTTCCCGCGGccggagctgctctggctggaCGGACACGGCGACGTCCGGCCGGAGCCGACGGTCACCGCGGCCACCGCGGGCCCCGACGGCCTGTTCAGCGTCGAGGGCTCGGCGCGGCTGCGGCCGGGCGCGGAGTCGGAGATCTGCTGCCGCGTGCTCAACCGGCGCCTCAACGCCTCCCGCGCCGCGCGGCTGCGCATCCACG AGGCTTTCCTGCCCTCGGTGTCGCCGTGGCTGCAGATTTTCCTTTCGCTTTTGTTCCTGACCTTGGCGCTGATTTCCCTCATTTTCTGTCTGCTCCAGA GGAGCCGCAAAAGAACCgtgagggcag GAAAGGCAAAGCTGGAAATGGAGGAAG AGAAGCAGAAGGTGAAGGCGCTGCTGG ATGGagaaaaagccaagaaaaaagaag CAAAAATCCAATTCAAGAAACGCTTTg GTCAGCTGAAAGCGGAGCTGG ATTTCTGGGAAGCGCGGAGCCACGCGg CTCCGGTGCCGCTGGATCCCGAGGCGCGGCCGCTGCCCCGCGGGGACACGCGGGACCCGCTCCCGAGCGCGGCGCTGGTGGCGCGGGACGCGCTGGGAGCCGGGAAGGGCTACTGGGAGGtggagctgggccagcagcGGAGCTGGGCCGTGGGCGTGCTGCGGGACCCACGGGACCCACGGGAGAAACGGGATACACGGGACTCACGGGACTCGCGGGATACACGGGATACACGGGATACGCGGGACCCACGGGATCCACGGGATACACGGGAGAAAAGGGATACACGGGATACACGGGACCCACGGGACTCGCGGGAGAAAAGGGATACACGGGACCCACGGGAACCGCGGGACACACGGGATACACGGGATACACGGGATGCACGGGATACACGGGATACACGGGACCCACGGGATCCACGGGATACACGGGATACACGGGATACACGGGATGCACGGGATACACGGGATACACGGGACCCACGGGATACACGGGATACACGGGATACACGGGATCCAGGGCACCCATGGGATCTCCGGGACCCACGGGATACACGGGACCCACGGGATCCACGGGACCCACTGGATACACGGGATCCACGGGATACACGGGATACACGGGATACACGGGATCCATGGGACTCACGGGATCCACGGGATCCACGGGATCTCCGGGACCCACGGGACCCACGGGACTCACGGGATACACGGGATACACGGGATACACGGGATACACGGGATACACGGGATACACGGGAGAAAAGGGATACACGGGACCCACGGGATACACGGGATACACGGGATCCAGTGGACCCACGGGACCCACGGGATCCATGGGGCTCACGGGATCTCCTGGACCCACGGGATACACGGGACCCACGGGACACACGAGATTCACAGGACCCACGGGACCCATGGGACTCACGGGATCTCTGGGACCCACGGGATACACGGGATACACGGGACCCACGGGATACACGGGACCCACGGGACCCATGGGATACACGGGATACACGGGATACACGGGATCCCACTAATCCCTGGGATCCACGGGACTCTCGGGACCCACAGGATCACCACAATCCCCACAATCCCCACGATCCCCGCGATCCCCGGGATCCCCCGCGCCTCTGGGCTCTCTGCGCATCCCAGGGCCGCCTCTTCTCCGTCTGCCGCGCCCTCGGGGAGCATCCCCGGGGTCTCTCGGTGCTGAGGGAACATCCCCGGGGTCTCTCGGTGCTCGGGGAGCATCCCCGGGATCTCTCGGTGCTCGGGGAGCATCCCCGGGATCTCTCGGTGCTGAGGGAACATCCCCGGGATCTCTCGGTGCTCGGGGATAATCCCCGGGGTCTCTCGGTGCTCGGGGAGTATCCCCGGGGTCTCTCGGTGCTCGGGGTGCTCCTGGACCGGGAGAAGGCGCGGCTGGAATTCTACGACGCGGAGCGGAGGGAGCCGCTGGCCGGGATCGCCCTGGGGGATACCGCGGGAAGTTTCTTCCCGTTCGTGTCCCGCGGGGAGGAGGGAGCGCTGCGGATCcgcccggtgccgctcccggtgccgctcccggcgcTGGAGCCGGTGCCGGTGTCGGTCCTGGAGCCGGTGCCAGTCCCGGTGTCGGTGCCGGTGTAA
- the LOC115491769 gene encoding zinc finger and SCAN domain-containing protein 23-like isoform X2, which yields MEPPPPRPRCRAPEGDAGVAGGCPLRPAVPGAPGGAGTELRRLRFRQFRYQEAAGPRDVWRRLRELSRRWLRPEERSKEQIMELLVLEQFLSILPEEIQSWVWVRHPESCAQAVALAESFQLGRGDPDGIWEQQVTVRVKVEDVAPGDVEDPGALGVPPSPPSESPREEAAEEEEPQEGDPTTAPEPPLPHPRDTRRGSPRRQTRRDRGGITPDTASAAAPPARPFSCGQCGKTFVRLTHLKSHERTHTGAKPYGCGACGKRFGHLSTLTTHRRLHTGERPYGCGHCGKSFTNPSDLTKHRRSHTGERPYPCPACGKRFSQRSNLSMHRRSHTQERPFPCGACGKSFRYLADLRVHERSHTGERPFPCARCGKSFSNKSSLARHARIHARAANWDK from the exons atggagccgccccctccccggccGCGCTGCAGAGCCCCGGAGGGGGACGCGGGGGTGGCGGGGGGCTGCCCGCTCCGCCCGGCCGTTCCCGGTGCTCCGGGCGGTGCCGGTACCGAGCTGCGGCGGCTCCGGTTCCGGCAGTTCCGCTACcaggaggcggcggggccgcgggacGTGTGGCGGAGGCTGCGGGAGCTGTCGCGGCGCTGGCTGCGGCCCGAGGAGCGCAGCAAGGAGCAGatcatggagctgctggtgctcgAGCAGTTCCTCAGCATCCTGCCCGAGGAGATCCAGAGCTGGGTGTGGGTGCGGCACCCCGAGTCCTGCGCACAGGCCGTGGCCTTGGCCGAGAGCTTCCAGCTGGGACGAGGCGATCCCGACgggatttgggagcagcag gtgaCCGTGCGGGTGAAGGTGGAGGATGTGGCCCCCGGGGATGTGGAGGACCCCGGAGCTTTGGGGgtccccccgagccccccatcGGAGTCCCCCCGGGAGGAGGCGGCCGAGGAGGAGGAACCACAGGAAGGAG ATCCCACCACAGCCCCAGAGCCGCCCCTTCCCCATCCCCGCGACACCCGGCGAGGATCCCCCCGGCGCCAAACCCGGCGAGACCGTGGTGGCATCACGCCGGACACCGCGAGCGCGGCCGCACCGCCGGCACGACCGTTCTCCTGCGGCCAATGCGGCAAAACCTTCGTCCGCCTGACCCACCTGAAGAGCCACGAGCGGACGCACACGGGGGCGAAGCCGTACGGCTGCGGCGCCTGCGGCAAACGCTTCGGCCACCTGTCCACGCTGACCACGCACCGGCGGCTGCACACCGGCGAGCGGCCCTACGGCTGCGGCCACTGCGGCAAGAGCTTCACCAACCCCTCGGACCTCACCAAGCACCGGCGGTCGCACACGGGCGAGCGGCCGTACCCGTGCCCGGCATGCGGCAAACGCTTCAGCCAACGGTCCAACCTGAGCATGCACCGGCGCAGCCACACGCAGGAGCGGCCGTTCCCCTGCGGCGCCTGCGGCAAGAGCTTCAGGTACCTGGCGGACCTGAGGGTGCACGAGCGCTCGCACACGGGCGAACGGCCCTTCCCCTGCGCCCGCTGCGGCAAGAGCTTCAGCAACAAGTCCTCGCTGGCCCGGCACGCCCGCATCCACGCCCGCGCGGCCAACTGGGACAAGTGA